The genome window GTATAAATGCACCTCAGTTCCAGCAATGCCCATAGCTAGACCAATATCTGCCTCATGCAGTGCCGGGGCATCATTTGTTCCATCACCAGTCACTGCCACAACTTCCTCGAAGGTAGTCCGCAACTGTTTTACCAGTGTGTGCTTGTCTAGAGGTGAAGATCGAGCCATCACCTATAAAAGAAGTTTTGAGTCATGGACCATACAAACAGATTACAGTATGAGGAACTTGGCCCGGTGCAAGATATACGATAAACAGAAAAGCTAGTACCTGAATTTTTGGAATCAGTTCAAGCATCTCCTCCTGACTTTTCTCTCGGAAATCTGGACCTTCAATGGCTATGCCATCATCCGTGAGAATACCACATTCCCTAGCTATGGCTTTTGCAGTATTTATGTTGTCCCCTGTAACCATCCGGACAGTGATACCAGCTGAACGACATACAGCAACAGACTCTTTGACGCCAGGACGGACAGGATCTTTAATACCCACAATCCCAATACAGGTGTATCCAGAAGTTGGCATAGGATTCTCTGGCAAGAATCCGTTTTCCAGTTCCATGTACGCAAGGCATAAAGTTCGCAGAGCCTCATTAGCAAATTCATTAATTGTAGAATGCAGATGATTAATGGATGTTTCATCAAGGGGAACAACTTCACCATTTGAATTTATCGCCTTATCACAACCAGCCAAAACTATTTCTGAAGCACCCTTGGTGTGGGCACGCAAACCACCCCCAGGAAGCTCCAGCACTACTCCCATCCGTTTCTTTGTAGAGTTGAAAGGCTCCACTTTAACAAGTTTGTATGCTTGTCGCTCTGCATGGAAATCTCCACCAAGAGACAAGGCAAACTCTAACAATGCCGTCTCGGTGGGTGTTCCCAGTATCTCAAGTTTGCCATCCTTGTTAACAACAACTTCACCCCCAGTGTTGTTAAATATTGACTGAAGCAAAAGCTTTACAGCAGACTCAGGGATTTCAGAGGACAAGCTAGAAGACTTGTTCACTTCCTGAACATTCATAGAAATGCACGCTTTCACAACAGTCATGTGATTTGTAGTTAGTGTTCCAGTTTTGTCACTGCATATAGTCGTAGCTGACCCCATAGTCTCACAAGCTGCAAGATGGCGAACCAATGCCTTAtcattcatcatcttcttcatggcAAAGGCAAGGCTCAGTGTCACAGCCAATGGTAGCCCTTCTGGAACTGCAACAACAACAATTGTCACTGCAACAGCAAAGtattccaaaatctccaacgCATCATCTCCGGACCAACTAAAGTGGCTCCCATCTAGCCATTTTCTGCTAAATATACCTTGCACCAAGACTGCAAAAGTAACAACAGCAAAGAAAAGGCCTAGCTTCCCAATAATTGTGGCCACTCCATTCAATTTCACCTGCAATGGGGTTTCATCATCTCCCCCTTCAGTAAGAGTTGCCATTAGTTTACCCCACTGAGTTCTCATTCCAACGGTGGTAACCAGCATTTTGCATGATCCATCCTGTATCTTAGTTCCAGAAAGCATAAAAGGGGTTTCCGTACTCACCACTACTGGTTCACTCTCCCCCGTCAAGCTGGATTCATCAATCAACACAGAAAATCCTGAAACAAAAAGGCCATCAGCTGGGACTTGATCCCCAATACCAAGATGAACAATATCACCCGGAAGCAAATCATATATGGATAATTTCTGCCTAAATCCGTTTCTTGTGACCTGGACAgaaatcttttttttctccttgtccAGATCCCTAAACTGCAAAGACTGGCGATAGTCACTTGTTGCTGTAACAAATACAACCAACAATATGCTAGCAACAATGCCAAGACCATCATGGGCCCCCTTTGGCCATCCTTCCATTGCTATCCCAACCATCAAAGACACAAAAGCACAAACGCCCAGAATCATAAGTGTCATGTCTTGCAGGGCTTCCCAGACATATACCCAGAAACTCCTAAGTTTACTTTCAGCAAATTTATTAATTCCAAAAATCTCTTGTCTGCGGCCAAGAAGATCACTATCAGTAGTCAGACCTTTTTCGGTCGATGTGGAGAGTTTTTGTCCAATACCCTCCACCCCACCATGAAATTTCAACTTCTTCACATCATGACCTTCAACAATCGATCCTAACTCATCAGCACAAATCTGGTATCCTGCAACCTTGACTTCCTCTGGTAACGTATAGTCGCTTGGTGACACACCTGAGAAAAAAACGTTTGTAAGTAAAATGTCTAGCAATAGCTTAAGAAGCATCTAACTAATTCCTTATAGCCTTACCTTGTATAAACTGAAAAGCAGCTTTAGAAACCAGAACTGCAATCCTCAGCTTCTCCTACAATATTCAAGACAAATCATCATTAAGTCCCATAAAATGTAAATCAAAACAGAATCAGGAACCAATCATGagtggaaacaaaaaaataaggGGAAAATTGTACCTGATTGCTGCGACGCATGGCTGCAGCCTCGTATCTCTTGGAAAGATTGGCAGTGAAACGGAATCTCCGCTTTGGGTTCTTCACGACCCCAACAAGCTTCCTCCATTTCTCCAACGTCTCCTCCGACGTGTGCTTCGCTTGAATATCAAAGTTCTCCAAATTGAAACTCTCCATCTCTTCTCCACTCACATACCCAAGCCCAgaactttttattttctttctaccTAATATTTTCCCCCAAAACTGACTTACAAATACACCCAGAAAAGCAAAACGAAAGAGAAGCAGAAACCAAGTAGAAGAATCTACGAAATGGGTCGTTTTAATGGCACATGTTGGTCGTCTAAATTGACGATTTTAAAATAATAGCATCAACAGCAGCAGACTTTAAAGGAAATTTCGACATTCTTTCGTAGAATAATAATAGGACAGTGAAAAAGCAGAGTTCGTGTGAGGTTCCTAacaaagaggggaaaaaaaattccaaaacttgGCTTAGTATTCAAGTCCAGATTTGCATTTCAACTACAGAATCGAACAACATGTGGAAGAAGGTTGAGGAGATGATCCGATATTTGTTGCTTCAACTAACTAATAACAACGATCtattgctctctctctccttaTATTTTGGAACTGAACGAATTGGTCCGAGTCAAAACCATCTTGCTTGGCAAAGTGTTTTCTTCGTGTTTggaaagtaattaattaatattaaacagGAGTTAGTGTCGTGTAATTATCGATAATTAAATGAGTATAAAAATCAAGTGGTGGGGTTAAAGGCTCTGCCCACGCGTTACGTACGCGTTTTGGAATGACGTCTTTGacttggaaaaaagaaaaaaaagtctgAGCCCAGCACGTACAAATCGAGGAGCATTTTATGGGCTAAATGGGCCCGGTGGCCCACTAATGTATCATTACATTTTCGTTGTTTTTAGTGACTAGGGTTTGCTTTTACTTTCAATAcgttcaatttgaaacttttttttttttcaaactcgGAGCTTATAACTTAGTATTTTCTTGGGTGTTTAATACAGCTTCTCCCACGAATAAGTTGCACCAAATAGGCTACATATGTATAACTAGCTGAATCTCCAACCTATAACTTCTTCTACCCAATTAGGGTCAGGGCCGCGCTCAATTTGAGCTATTTTTTCTATTGAGTTTTCGAGCAACGGTGTGTGATTTAAATTGATTTGTATTAAGGGTTGTAAATTTTTTCTGAGTTATTTGTTTTaccaattatatttttatttgttgcTAATAAATGGACATCTTGCCTTAAAAGAAGttaattcaaattttcaattgcaACGATTCAAATTGTTATAGATGAGCGGTCTAGTCGTTGCCTAGAGCCCTCAAAtcttcaaccttttttttttaaaaaatgttaataGTAAAAATCCAAACCTAAATTCTCAGCCCACTAttccttatttgtttttctttttagttaCCAGTATTCCTATTTCCTTCTATCTTTCAATGCCTTCCACAGTTCCACCCCTGATTGCCTTCCAATTGGCAATTGGTCTCTTTTTTGGTTTGTCATCATGGTCAATTGCTCATTAAACTAAAGTTTTTTCTACTGATTGTATTCAAACGTCTGCCCCTAAGCTATTGTCATAATAAATTACAAGTTGAGCGTTGCAATGCAAACAATTTATTGCTTCTTATTagtttgatatttaaaaaaatcattatacGCACAAGATTTTGATCTAGTTACTGCAATTATTGAATACCATTGCACTATCGAATTAttgattttgcatctcaaaatattaaaaatgctCATATTAAGTAATATAtaacattttaaattttttttttttataggactCATTTTCTAGAGTTCGTTCAGGTCCTCCGAAAATTCAAGTACGCCACTTATGATAGGCAGAGTAAATGGAATTTGGTCGGGCcgagcttgaaagttgaaacagttGTTGAATCCCAATGGCTCGAGTTGGGCCGAGTCCGCCTAGAAAAACATGCCTGAATATCCACCCAAAATCAGCCCAAATGCAAATATTCAtaagggacttttggaggccggtacactagattatacttaattgtaaaaaagtg of Tripterygium wilfordii isolate XIE 37 chromosome 13, ASM1340144v1, whole genome shotgun sequence contains these proteins:
- the LOC120013764 gene encoding calcium-transporting ATPase 2, plasma membrane-type; translated protein: MESFNLENFDIQAKHTSEETLEKWRKLVGVVKNPKRRFRFTANLSKRYEAAAMRRSNQEKLRIAVLVSKAAFQFIQGVSPSDYTLPEEVKVAGYQICADELGSIVEGHDVKKLKFHGGVEGIGQKLSTSTEKGLTTDSDLLGRRQEIFGINKFAESKLRSFWVYVWEALQDMTLMILGVCAFVSLMVGIAMEGWPKGAHDGLGIVASILLVVFVTATSDYRQSLQFRDLDKEKKKISVQVTRNGFRQKLSIYDLLPGDIVHLGIGDQVPADGLFVSGFSVLIDESSLTGESEPVVVSTETPFMLSGTKIQDGSCKMLVTTVGMRTQWGKLMATLTEGGDDETPLQVKLNGVATIIGKLGLFFAVVTFAVLVQGIFSRKWLDGSHFSWSGDDALEILEYFAVAVTIVVVAVPEGLPLAVTLSLAFAMKKMMNDKALVRHLAACETMGSATTICSDKTGTLTTNHMTVVKACISMNVQEVNKSSSLSSEIPESAVKLLLQSIFNNTGGEVVVNKDGKLEILGTPTETALLEFALSLGGDFHAERQAYKLVKVEPFNSTKKRMGVVLELPGGGLRAHTKGASEIVLAGCDKAINSNGEVVPLDETSINHLHSTINEFANEALRTLCLAYMELENGFLPENPMPTSGYTCIGIVGIKDPVRPGVKESVAVCRSAGITVRMVTGDNINTAKAIARECGILTDDGIAIEGPDFREKSQEEMLELIPKIQVMARSSPLDKHTLVKQLRTTFEEVVAVTGDGTNDAPALHEADIGLAMGIAGTEVAKESADVVILDDNFSTIVTVAKWGRSVYINIQKFVQFQLTVNVVALIVNFSSACLTGNAPLTAVQLLWVNMIMDTLGALALATEPPNDELMKRTPVGRKGNFISNVMWRNILGQSIYQFIVIWQLQVKGKALFNLDGPDADLNLNTLIFNSFVFCQIFNEISSREMEKIDVFKGILDNYVFVTVLACTFFFQIIIVEFLGTFANTMPLTFSQWFFSVFIGFLGMPIAAGVKMIPV